A window of the Halichoerus grypus chromosome 2, mHalGry1.hap1.1, whole genome shotgun sequence genome harbors these coding sequences:
- the SEPTIN8 gene encoding septin-8 isoform X5, with translation MNTLFNTTFETEEASHHEECVRLRPQTYDLQESNVHLKLTIVDAVGFGDQINKDESYRPIVDYIDAQFENYLQEELKIRRSLFDYHDTRIHVCLYFITPTGHSLKSLDLVTMKKLDSKVNIIPIIAKADTISKSELHKFKIKIMGELVSNGVQIYQFPTDDEAVAEINAVMNAHLPFAVVGSTEEVKVGNKLVRARQYPWGVVQVENENHCDFVKLREMLIRVNMEDLREQTHSRHYELYRRCKLEEMGFQDSDGDSQPFSLQETYEAKRKEFLSELQRKEEEMRQMFVNKVKETELELKEKERELHEKFEHLKRVHQEEKRKVEEKRRELEEETNAFNRRKAAVEALQSQALHATSQQPLRKDKDKKKS, from the exons ATGAACACGCTCTTCAACACGACCTTCGAGACCGAGGAAGCCAGTCACCATGAGGAGTGTGTGCGCCTGCGGCCCCAGACCTATGACCTCCAAGAGAGCAATGTGCACCTCAAGCTGACCATTGTGGATGCTGTGGGCTTCGGGGATCAGATCAATAAGGATGAGAG TTACAGGCCCATAGTCGACTACATCGACGCGCAGTTTGAAAACTACCTGCAGGAGGAACTGAAGATCCGCCGCTCCCTCTTTGACTACCACGACACGAGGATCCACGTCTGCCTGTATTTTATCACGCCCACGGGGCACTCCCTCAAGTCCCTGGATCTGGTGACCATGAAGAAGCTAGACAGCAAG GTGAACATCATTCCCATCATTGCCAAGGCTGACACCATCTCCAAGAGTGAGCTCCACAAGTTCAAGATCAAGATCATGGGCGAGCTGGTCAGCAATGGGGTTCAGATCTACCAGTTTCCCACTGATGACGAGGCTGTTGCCGAGATTAACGCAGTCATGAAT GCACATTTGCCCTTCGCTGTGGTGGGCAGCACTGAGGAGGTGAAGGTGGGGAACAAGCTGGTCCGGGCACGGCAGTACCcttggggcgtggtgcagg TGGAGAACGAGAACCACTGCGACTTCGTGAAGCTGCGGGAGATGCTGATCCGGGTGAACATGGAGGACCTCCGGGAGCAGACCCACAGCCGGCATTACGAGCTGTACCGGCGCTGCAAGCTGGAGGAGATGGGCTTCCAGGACAGCGACGGCGACAGCCAGCCCTTCAG CTTGCAGGAGACCTACGAGGCCAAGCGCAAGGAGTTCCTGAGTGAgctgcagaggaaggaggaagagatgagGCAGATGTTTGTCAACAAAGTGAAGGAGACAGAGCTGGagctgaaggagaaggagagagag CTCCACGAGAAGTTTGAGCACCTCAAGCGGGTCCACCAGGAGGAGAAGCGCAAGGTGGAGGAGAAGCGccgggagctggaggaggagaccAATGCCTTCAACCGTAGGAAGGCCGCGGTGGAGGCCCTGCAGTCCCAGGCCTTGCATGCCACCTCCCAGCAGCCTCTGAGGAAGGACAAGGACAAGAA
- the SEPTIN8 gene encoding septin-8 isoform X6 has product MNTLFNTTFETEEASHHEECVRLRPQTYDLQESNVHLKLTIVDAVGFGDQINKDESYRPIVDYIDAQFENYLQEELKIRRSLFDYHDTRIHVCLYFITPTGHSLKSLDLVTMKKLDSKVNIIPIIAKADTISKSELHKFKIKIMGELVSNGVQIYQFPTDDEAVAEINAVMNAHLPFAVVGSTEEVKVGNKLVRARQYPWGVVQVENENHCDFVKLREMLIRVNMEDLREQTHSRHYELYRRCKLEEMGFQDSDGDSQPFSLQETYEAKRKEFLSELQRKEEEMRQMFVNKVKETELELKEKERELHEKFEHLKRVHQEEKRKVEEKRRELEEETNAFNRRKAAVEALQSQALHATSQQPLRKDKDKKN; this is encoded by the exons ATGAACACGCTCTTCAACACGACCTTCGAGACCGAGGAAGCCAGTCACCATGAGGAGTGTGTGCGCCTGCGGCCCCAGACCTATGACCTCCAAGAGAGCAATGTGCACCTCAAGCTGACCATTGTGGATGCTGTGGGCTTCGGGGATCAGATCAATAAGGATGAGAG TTACAGGCCCATAGTCGACTACATCGACGCGCAGTTTGAAAACTACCTGCAGGAGGAACTGAAGATCCGCCGCTCCCTCTTTGACTACCACGACACGAGGATCCACGTCTGCCTGTATTTTATCACGCCCACGGGGCACTCCCTCAAGTCCCTGGATCTGGTGACCATGAAGAAGCTAGACAGCAAG GTGAACATCATTCCCATCATTGCCAAGGCTGACACCATCTCCAAGAGTGAGCTCCACAAGTTCAAGATCAAGATCATGGGCGAGCTGGTCAGCAATGGGGTTCAGATCTACCAGTTTCCCACTGATGACGAGGCTGTTGCCGAGATTAACGCAGTCATGAAT GCACATTTGCCCTTCGCTGTGGTGGGCAGCACTGAGGAGGTGAAGGTGGGGAACAAGCTGGTCCGGGCACGGCAGTACCcttggggcgtggtgcagg TGGAGAACGAGAACCACTGCGACTTCGTGAAGCTGCGGGAGATGCTGATCCGGGTGAACATGGAGGACCTCCGGGAGCAGACCCACAGCCGGCATTACGAGCTGTACCGGCGCTGCAAGCTGGAGGAGATGGGCTTCCAGGACAGCGACGGCGACAGCCAGCCCTTCAG CTTGCAGGAGACCTACGAGGCCAAGCGCAAGGAGTTCCTGAGTGAgctgcagaggaaggaggaagagatgagGCAGATGTTTGTCAACAAAGTGAAGGAGACAGAGCTGGagctgaaggagaaggagagagag CTCCACGAGAAGTTTGAGCACCTCAAGCGGGTCCACCAGGAGGAGAAGCGCAAGGTGGAGGAGAAGCGccgggagctggaggaggagaccAATGCCTTCAACCGTAGGAAGGCCGCGGTGGAGGCCCTGCAGTCCCAGGCCTTGCATGCCACCTCCCAGCAGCCTCTGAGGAAGGACAAGGACAAGAA
- the SEPTIN8 gene encoding septin-8 isoform X4 yields MNTLFNTTFETEEASHHEECVRLRPQTYDLQESNVHLKLTIVDAVGFGDQINKDERPIVDYIDAQFENYLQEELKIRRSLFDYHDTRIHVCLYFITPTGHSLKSLDLVTMKKLDSKVNIIPIIAKADTISKSELHKFKIKIMGELVSNGVQIYQFPTDDEAVAEINAVMNAHLPFAVVGSTEEVKVGNKLVRARQYPWGVVQVENENHCDFVKLREMLIRVNMEDLREQTHSRHYELYRRCKLEEMGFQDSDGDSQPFSLQETYEAKRKEFLSELQRKEEEMRQMFVNKVKETELELKEKERELHEKFEHLKRVHQEEKRKVEEKRRELEEETNAFNRRKAAVEALQSQALHATSQQPLRKDKDKKKASGWSSIYSVTIP; encoded by the exons ATGAACACGCTCTTCAACACGACCTTCGAGACCGAGGAAGCCAGTCACCATGAGGAGTGTGTGCGCCTGCGGCCCCAGACCTATGACCTCCAAGAGAGCAATGTGCACCTCAAGCTGACCATTGTGGATGCTGTGGGCTTCGGGGATCAGATCAATAAGGATGAGAG GCCCATAGTCGACTACATCGACGCGCAGTTTGAAAACTACCTGCAGGAGGAACTGAAGATCCGCCGCTCCCTCTTTGACTACCACGACACGAGGATCCACGTCTGCCTGTATTTTATCACGCCCACGGGGCACTCCCTCAAGTCCCTGGATCTGGTGACCATGAAGAAGCTAGACAGCAAG GTGAACATCATTCCCATCATTGCCAAGGCTGACACCATCTCCAAGAGTGAGCTCCACAAGTTCAAGATCAAGATCATGGGCGAGCTGGTCAGCAATGGGGTTCAGATCTACCAGTTTCCCACTGATGACGAGGCTGTTGCCGAGATTAACGCAGTCATGAAT GCACATTTGCCCTTCGCTGTGGTGGGCAGCACTGAGGAGGTGAAGGTGGGGAACAAGCTGGTCCGGGCACGGCAGTACCcttggggcgtggtgcagg TGGAGAACGAGAACCACTGCGACTTCGTGAAGCTGCGGGAGATGCTGATCCGGGTGAACATGGAGGACCTCCGGGAGCAGACCCACAGCCGGCATTACGAGCTGTACCGGCGCTGCAAGCTGGAGGAGATGGGCTTCCAGGACAGCGACGGCGACAGCCAGCCCTTCAG CTTGCAGGAGACCTACGAGGCCAAGCGCAAGGAGTTCCTGAGTGAgctgcagaggaaggaggaagagatgagGCAGATGTTTGTCAACAAAGTGAAGGAGACAGAGCTGGagctgaaggagaaggagagagag CTCCACGAGAAGTTTGAGCACCTCAAGCGGGTCCACCAGGAGGAGAAGCGCAAGGTGGAGGAGAAGCGccgggagctggaggaggagaccAATGCCTTCAACCGTAGGAAGGCCGCGGTGGAGGCCCTGCAGTCCCAGGCCTTGCATGCCACCTCCCAGCAGCCTCTGAGGAAGGACAAGGACAAGAA
- the SEPTIN8 gene encoding septin-8 isoform X3: MNTLFNTTFETEEASHHEECVRLRPQTYDLQESNVHLKLTIVDAVGFGDQINKDESYRPIVDYIDAQFENYLQEELKIRRSLFDYHDTRIHVCLYFITPTGHSLKSLDLVTMKKLDSKVNIIPIIAKADTISKSELHKFKIKIMGELVSNGVQIYQFPTDDEAVAEINAVMNAHLPFAVVGSTEEVKVGNKLVRARQYPWGVVQVENENHCDFVKLREMLIRVNMEDLREQTHSRHYELYRRCKLEEMGFQDSDGDSQPFSLQETYEAKRKEFLSELQRKEEEMRQMFVNKVKETELELKEKERELHEKFEHLKRVHQEEKRKVEEKRRELEEETNAFNRRKAAVEALQSQALHATSQQPLRKDKDKKKASGWSSIYSVTIP, translated from the exons ATGAACACGCTCTTCAACACGACCTTCGAGACCGAGGAAGCCAGTCACCATGAGGAGTGTGTGCGCCTGCGGCCCCAGACCTATGACCTCCAAGAGAGCAATGTGCACCTCAAGCTGACCATTGTGGATGCTGTGGGCTTCGGGGATCAGATCAATAAGGATGAGAG TTACAGGCCCATAGTCGACTACATCGACGCGCAGTTTGAAAACTACCTGCAGGAGGAACTGAAGATCCGCCGCTCCCTCTTTGACTACCACGACACGAGGATCCACGTCTGCCTGTATTTTATCACGCCCACGGGGCACTCCCTCAAGTCCCTGGATCTGGTGACCATGAAGAAGCTAGACAGCAAG GTGAACATCATTCCCATCATTGCCAAGGCTGACACCATCTCCAAGAGTGAGCTCCACAAGTTCAAGATCAAGATCATGGGCGAGCTGGTCAGCAATGGGGTTCAGATCTACCAGTTTCCCACTGATGACGAGGCTGTTGCCGAGATTAACGCAGTCATGAAT GCACATTTGCCCTTCGCTGTGGTGGGCAGCACTGAGGAGGTGAAGGTGGGGAACAAGCTGGTCCGGGCACGGCAGTACCcttggggcgtggtgcagg TGGAGAACGAGAACCACTGCGACTTCGTGAAGCTGCGGGAGATGCTGATCCGGGTGAACATGGAGGACCTCCGGGAGCAGACCCACAGCCGGCATTACGAGCTGTACCGGCGCTGCAAGCTGGAGGAGATGGGCTTCCAGGACAGCGACGGCGACAGCCAGCCCTTCAG CTTGCAGGAGACCTACGAGGCCAAGCGCAAGGAGTTCCTGAGTGAgctgcagaggaaggaggaagagatgagGCAGATGTTTGTCAACAAAGTGAAGGAGACAGAGCTGGagctgaaggagaaggagagagag CTCCACGAGAAGTTTGAGCACCTCAAGCGGGTCCACCAGGAGGAGAAGCGCAAGGTGGAGGAGAAGCGccgggagctggaggaggagaccAATGCCTTCAACCGTAGGAAGGCCGCGGTGGAGGCCCTGCAGTCCCAGGCCTTGCATGCCACCTCCCAGCAGCCTCTGAGGAAGGACAAGGACAAGAA